A stretch of Lactuca sativa cultivar Salinas chromosome 6, Lsat_Salinas_v11, whole genome shotgun sequence DNA encodes these proteins:
- the LOC111891400 gene encoding uncharacterized ATP-dependent helicase C29A10.10c isoform X3, with amino-acid sequence MSTSGYDEKSQTKATTESESTDQNDCNLTTVSSSTSSKNENNNHTSKLPIPTNPGKRPKLDQQKEAMLGKKRSRQTMFLNMEDVKQAGPIKILTPKKHNFQPPIVTRIVKESRPVLDSIKEAKPIDQSCNEGNNNHVESSDTKSDCNESDLSSGPVTRSRRTNSGTDLAGEDKDKLFSDHIHRQSSFKQPNDSRQMKNPHIPIKKPPLNLITQNDSKSLVKKLPSRKPTTVTTLYQDTSVERLLREVTNDKFWQHPEDADLQRVPGSFESVEEYIRVFEPLLFEECRAQLYSTWEESTETSSRDSHTMVRIKNVERRERGWYDVILLPTNECRWNFKEGDVAVLSTPKPGTAVRLKRNNAPTNVEESEVIGRVAGTVRRHIPIDTRDPTGATLHFYVGDSFDSNSDDDHILKKLHPKGVWFLTILGALATTQREYIALHAFRRLNSQMQTAILQPSPEQFPKYEEQAPSMPECFTTNFVDYLHHTFNQPQLSAIHWAAMHTAAGTTNTSTKRQDPWPFTLVQGPPGTGKTHTVWGMLNVIHLVQYQHYYTALLKKLAPESYKQATESLSSENAPTGSIDQVLQNMDQNLFRTLHKICPKPRMLVCAPSNAATDELLTRVLERGFIDGEMKMYRPDVARVGVDSNTRAAQAVSVERRTEQLLMKSRDEVYGWINQLRAREAQLSQQIASLQRQLNLQAYTGRAEGSVGVDPDILTARDQTRDSFLQNLAAVVENRDKVLVEMSRLLILEPRFHSGNFNLEEARASLEASFANEAEIVFTTVSSSGRKLFSRLTHGFDMVVIDEAAQASEVGVLPPLSLGAARCVLVGDPQQLPATVISKAAGTLLYSRSLFERFQQAGCPTILLSVQYRMHPQIRDFPSRYFYQGRLTDSESVKSQPDENYYNDPLLRPYVFYDVTHGRESHRGGSVSYQNVHEAKFCVRLYERLMKVVGGGGGGGGVGKVTVGVITPYKLQLKCIQREFEEVLRSDEGKDIYINTVDAFQGQERDVIIMSCVRASSYGVGFVADIRRMNVALTRAKRALWVMGNASALVQSEDWAALIADAKARKCYMDMDSLPKDFLAAPPLPPPPPAYGPPPPKFSNSRGFMRPNFRNRPYEHMGTPSGDESKTNSNSNSSRNGNSYRPFNKPPLEDNHDWSRDSWQQYGAHKRPNQAGVLGKRDQ; translated from the exons ATGTCAACTTCTGGCTATGATGAGAAATCACAAACAAAAGCAACCACTGAATCTGAATCCACAGATCAAAATGATTGTAATCTAACTACAGTATCATCAAGCACATCTTCCAAGAATGAAAATAACAACCATACTTCAAAGCTTCCAATTCCAACTAACCCTGGAAAACGCCCTAAACTTGATCAACAAAAGGAAGCAATGCTAGGTAAAAAGCGTAGTAGGCAAACCATGTTTCTAAACATGGAAGATGTTAAACAAGCGGGACCCATTAAAATCTTGACCCCTAAAAAACACAACTTTCAACCACCCATTGTAACACGTATTGTGAAAGAGTCACGTCCTGTTCTTGACTCAATTAAAGAAGCAAAACCGATTGATCAATCATGCAATGAGGGTAATAACAATCATGTGGAGTCTAGTGATACAAAATCTGATTGTAATGAAAGTGATTTGAGTTCAGGACCTGTAACTCGTTCTAGAAGGACAAATAGTGGGACAGATCTTGCTGGAGAAGATAAAGATAAATTATTTTCAGATCATATTCATAGGCAGAGTTCATTCAAGCAACCTAATGATTCAAGACAGATGAAGAATCCACATATTCCTATAAAAAAACCTCCTTTAAATTTAATCACTCAAAACGATTCCAAATCACTAGTTAAAAAGCTTCCTTCAAGAAAACCAACAACTGTCACTACACTTTATCAGGATACATCAGTGGAGCGTCTTCTAAGGGAGGTGACTAATGACAAGTTCTGGCAGCATCcag AGGATGCGGATCTACAACGGGTCCCAGGAAGCTTTGAATCAGTAGAAGAATATATTCGAGTTTTTGAGCCTTTACTCTTTGAAGAATGTCGTGCACAACTCTACAGCACTTGGGAAGAATCAACCGAAACTTCATCTAGAGATTCACATACAATGGTTCGCATCAAAAATGTCGAAAGGCGAGAAAGag GATGGTATGATGTTATTCTCCTACCAACAAACGAATGCAGATGGAATTTCAAAGAGGGCGATGTTGCAGTTCTTTCAACTCCAAAACCCGGAACAG CAGTTAGATTGAAGAGAAACAACGCTCCAACAAACGTGGAAGAGTCCGAGGTTATCGGACGTGTAGCCGGCACTGTCAGGCGTCATATACCAATCGATACTCGCGACCCCACTGGGGCCACCCTTCATTTTTATGTCGGCGATTCTTTCGATTCCAACAG tGACGATGACCATATATTAAAGAAACTACACCCTAAAGGAGTCTGGTTTTTAACCATTCTTGGTGCTCTTGCTACAACCCAAAGAGAATATATCGCGTTACATGCTTTTCGTAGACTAAATTCACAG ATGCAAACTGCGATTCTTCAACCAAGCCCAGAGCAATTCCCAAAATATGAAGAACAAGCACCATCAATGCCCGAGTGTTTCACAACAAACTTTGTTGACTATCTTCATCACACATTCAACCAGCCTCAATTATCAGCAATCCATTGGGCAGCAATGCACACAGCAGCAGGAACAACAAACACTTCAACAAAAAGACAAGACCCATGGCCCTTCACCCTAGTCCAGGGCCCACCAGGAACCGGTAAAACCCACACTGTATGGGGCATGCTAAACGTCATCCACCTCGTCCAATACCAACACTACTACACCGCTCTCCTAAAAAAACTCGCCCCCGAAAGCTACAAACAAGCCACCGAATCTTTATCTTCCGAAAACGCCCCTACCGGATCCATCGACCAAGTCCTTCAAAACATGGACCAAAACCTATTTCGGACACTTCACAAAATCTGCCCTAAACCACGCATGTTAGTCTGCGCCCCTTCCAATGCCGCAACCGATGAGCTCCTCACACGTGTCCTCGAACGCGGCTTCATCGACGGCGAAATGAAAATGTATCGCCCCGACGTCGCCCGCGTCGGGGTAGATTCAAATACACGCGCGGCGCAGGCGGTTTCCGTGGAACGTCGGACCGAACAACTTTTAATGAAAAGTAGAGACGAAGTCTACGGTTGGATCAACCAACTGCGGGCCCGCGAAGCGCAGTTGTCGCAACAAATCGCGTCGTTGCAACGCCAGTTGAATCTCCAAGCGTACACGGGCCGCGCCGAAGGATCCGTGGGCGTCGACCCGGATATCCTCACCGCCCGTGACCAAACCCGCGATTCGTTTTTACAAAACCTCGCTGCGGTTGTCGAAAACCGCGATAAAGTTTTGGTTGAAATGTCGCGGTTGTTGATTCTCGAACCGCGGTTTCATTCCGGGAACTTTAACCTCGAAGAAGCGCGTGCAAGCTTGGAAGCAAGTTTCGCCAACGAGGCGGAGATTGTGTTCACAACGGTTTCAAGTAGCGGGAGGAAACTGTTCTCTAGGTTGACGCACGGGTTTGATATGGTGGTGATTGACGAGGCGGCTCAGGCGAGTGAAGTCGGGGTGTTGCCGCCGCTTTCGCTCGGTGCCGCTAGGTGTGTTCTCGTCGGAGACCCGCAGCAGCTTCCGGCGACGGTGATAAGTAAGGCGGCGGGGACGTTGTTGTATTCGCGGAGTCTTTTCGAGCGGTTTCAACAAGCAGGGTGTCCGACGATTCTCTTGTCGGTTCAATACCGTATGCATCCGCAAATACGCGATTTCCCATCGCGGTATTTTTACCAAGGGCGGTTGACCGATAGCGAGAGTGTAAAAAGTCAACCGGATGAAAATTACTATAACGACCCTTTGTTGAGGCCGTATGTGTTTTACGATGTTACCCATGGGCGGGAATCGCATAGGGGAGGGTCGGTTTCGTATCAGAATGTTCATGAGGCGAAGTTTTGCGTGAGGTTGTATGAGCGGTTGATGaaggtggttggtggtggtggtgggggtggGGGTGTAGGGAAGGTTACGGTGGGGGTGATTACGCCGTATAAGTTGCAGTTGAAGTGTATACAAAGGGAGTTTGAGGAGGTGTTGAGGAGTGATGAAGGGAAGGATATTTATATAAATACGGTGGACGCGTTTCAAGGGCAAGAACGCGATGTTATTATTATGTCATGTGTGAGAGCTTCGAGTTATGGTGTTGGATTTGTTGCGGATATTAGAAGGATGAATGTGGCACTTACTCGCGCCAAAAGGGCACTTTGG gtgATGGGGAATGCGAGTGCTCTTGTTCAATCAGAAGATTGGGCGGCTTTAATTGCAGATGCCAAGGCGAGAAAGTGTTACATGGACATGGACTCGCTTCCGAAAGACTTCCTGGCggcaccaccactaccaccaccgccACCGGCCTATGGTCCACCGCCACCTAAGTTTTCTAATTCGAGAGGCTTCATGAGGCCTAATTTTAGAAACAGACCATATGAGCATATGGGAACACCATCAGGAGATGAAAGTAAAACAAACTCAAACTCAAATTCATCAAGAAATGGTAATAGTTATCGGCCTTTTAATAAACCACCATTGGAGGACAACCATGATTGGTCTCGAGATTCATGGCAGCAATATGGGGCCCACAAGAGACCGAATCAAGCTGGGGTATTGGGAAAAAGAGACCAATGA